CCTGCAACAGCTCCGCCAGGTCGTGCTCACGCTCGGCGGATACCCGCTGCCCGTCGGCTTCCCGGTCTCGAAGGTGAACTCCAGCTTCGCCGACGACGGCACGCCCGAAGACCCCGCCGCCACCGACAAGCGCTTCGCCGCCTTCCTCGACGAGCTCCTCTGGGCCACCCGCGCCTTCGCCGCCGCGAAGTAACTCCAACGAAGGTCATCCCGAGCGAGGGCGCGGCGAAGTTCCGCGCCCGAGTCGAGGGACCTGCATTTCCTCTCCGTCCTCTGCGCCTCTGCGTTGGATTTTGACTTCGTTGGCAGCACAATAGGACCCATGCGCACCATCTTCCACGTCGACATGGACGCCTTCTTCGTCTCCGTGGAAGAGCTCTTCGACCCCTCGCTGAAGGGCAAGGCCGTCGTCGTCGGCGGCAAGGCGACCGAGCGCGGCGTCTGCGCCGCCGCCAGCTACGAGGCCCGCAAGTTCGGCGTGCACTCCGCCATGCCCCTGCGCACCGCGCACAAGCTCTGCCCGCACGCCATCTTCGTCGAAGGTCACCCCCAGCGCTACCGCGAGTACTCCGAGAAAGTCCGCGTCGTGCTCGACCGCTTCTCACCCCAGGTCGAGATGGCCTCCATCGACGAGGCTTACCTCGACATGACCGGCACCGAGAAGCTCCACGGCCCGCCTCTCAAGGCCGCGCACGCGCTCCACGACGACATCCAGCGCTCCACCGGCCTCAACTCCTCGGTCGGCATCGGCAGCTCGCGGCTCATCGCCAAGATCTCCAGCGAGCAAGCCAAGCCCAACGGGGTGCTCTACGTCGTCCCCGGCTGCGAGCGCGAGTTCCTCGCGCCCCTCGACGTCCGCAAGATCCCCGGCGTCGGCAAGGTCACCGAGCAGCATCTGCACTCGCTCGGCATCCGCACCGTCGCCGACCTCCAGCAGCTCGACGCCGATTTCCTGGAAGAAAGATTCGGCGCCTGGGGACTCGCGCTCGCCGGCAAGTCCATCGGGGAAGACGCCGGCAGTTGGTTCGATTCCGAGGTCGGCGGCGACGACGACCCCAAGTCCATCTCGCACGAGCACACCTACTCGGTCGACACCGCCGACTCCGACCAGCTCGAGTCCACCATCGCGCGCCTCAGCGAGATGGTCGCACGCCGCCTGCGCGAGCACCATCTCCACGCCCGCACCATCGGCCTCAAGCTGCGCTACTCCGACTTCACCACCATCACGCGCGCGCACACCCTCGACCAGCCCACGCAGCTCGACCCTGCCATCTACGGCGCCGCCCTCCAGCTCTTCCGCGACCACTGGCGCAAGGGAAGCGCCGTGCGCCTGCTCGGCGTCCGCGTCGCGCAGTTCGAGCGCTCGCAGGGACAGCTCGACCTGCTGGATCAGGACAGGCAGGAAAAGTGGAAGCAGGCGCTCTCCGCCGTCGACCACATGCGCGACAGGTTCGGCGACCACGCCGTCTCGCTCGCCCGCGGCCTCAAGTCCGCCTTCCGCGAGCGCACCCACGAAGCCATGCCGGAGCGCAAGAAGAAGGAATGACCTACACCGGCTGCGCGCAGTGCGCGCACCGCCGCGCCGCGATCGGGATCTCGCTCACGCACTCCGGGCACTGCTTGGTCGTCGGGTCCGCCGGTTTCTCGCCCCGCCGCCGCCGCGCCTCCAGCGCGTTCATCGGCGACACCACGAAGAAGTACACCGCGAACGCCACCATCAGGAACGCGATCAGCGCGTTCAGGAACTTCCCGTACGCGATCTGCGCTCCGTTCACCGTCCACGCCAGCGCCGAAAAATCCGGCTTGCCCGCGATCGCCGCGATCAGCGGCGTCAGGATGTCGGCCACGAACGACGCCACCACCGCCCCGAACGCCGCCCCGATCACCACCGCCACCGCCAGTTCCACCACGTTGCCGCGCAGCACGAATTCCCGGAATCCCTTCAGCATGTCGCCCTCCTGCCGAACCGCTCGGATTCTACGCTCAAACCGGCACGTCATCCCGAGCGAGTCGAGGGACCTGCATTTATCATTGCGAGCATGTCCACCTCTCCCGCCGTCGACCTCGTCGCGCTCCGCGACTTCGTCCACGCCATCCCGCTCTTCCGCACCTTCCACTACCGCCTCGACGATCTCAAGCCCGGCGAAGCCGTCATCACCGCGCCCTACACGCCCGACCACGACGGCATCTTCCGCTCCTTCCACGGCGGCCTGCTCATGACGCTGGCCGACACCGCCGCCTGCGTCGCCACGCTCTCGCGCACCGGCCCGCAGCAGGTCATGACCACCACCGACATGAACATCCGCTTCCTCGCGCCCTGCAACTCCGACGCCACCGCGCGCGCCCGCATCATCAAGTTCGGACGCACCATGGTCCCTTGCCACGTCGACCTCTACGACGCCAAGGGCACGCACGTCGCCCTCGCGCAGGTCGTCTACATGCGCCTCGAGAAGATGCCCTCGCGATGACCGAAGAGCACGTTCCTCCCATCCGGCGCCTCGCGCGGAGACTCGTGGGTGAGCCGCGCCCGCCGGTCTGGATGCGCATCGCGCTGATCATCCCCATCCCGGTCGGCGCCTTCCTCTGCGCCTACTTCCATCTCTGCCACATCTGGCAGTTCCAGATCGGCGCGGTGATCTATCTCGGATGCTTCATCCTCTGGAAGCGCTTGTGGTGGAACCCGCGCCAGAAGGCCTCAGCGAGCGGCAGCGTCGGGATGTCGCATTGAGACCCAACAGAGCGCGAGTCCCACGGCGCCGAGCACCAGCGAGATCATGAAGGTGTGGCAGCCGTGCTTGGTCGGGTCGTACGCCACCCAGCAGCGCGGGTCGCTCGCGATCCGCGGCGCCGCGATCCCCAGCAGCACCACCACCGACGCCCACACGCCCCACCTCTGGCTCAGCGCGCCGATCACCCACAGCGCGATCCCTGCGCCCGCCGCCAGCAGCACGCCCGTCAGCATGATCGCCGCTTTCGACGGCGGCGACGACGCGGGCGCTTCCGCGTGGCCCGCGTGCTGCGCCATCTCGTGCACGTGCTCCTCGGCCAGCGTCTCCGGCGGCGCGGTCGCCTCGCGCCACGCCCCGATCACCATGTGCACCTGCATGCCGTAGCACCACAGCAGCAGCAGGATCCCCGCGATGCGCACCGCTTTCATAGGCGCGCTACGGTACCACATCCCACGGAGGGCATCCCGGGCGCGGGACCTGCATTTATCATGTCCACGCCATGAAACGCTTGCTCGTCCTACTTCTGCTGCTCGCGGCGCCGCTCCTCCACGCCGACCAGGTCGACGACTTCGTCAACGCCTACATCGCGAAGAAGAACATCCCCGGCGTGGCGGTCGCGGTGCGCGCCAACGGCATGCTCGTCCGCTCGAAGGGCTACGGTCTCGCCAACCTCGAGCACCGCGTCCCGGTCATCGAGAAGACCGTCTTCCAGTCCGGCTCGGTCGGCAAGCAGTTCACCGCCATGCTGGTGCTCACGCTGGTCGAGGAGAAGAAGCTCGCGCTCGACGACCCGCTCTCGAAATATCTCCCGAC
Above is a window of Terriglobales bacterium DNA encoding:
- the mscL gene encoding large conductance mechanosensitive channel protein MscL, translating into MLKGFREFVLRGNVVELAVAVVIGAAFGAVVASFVADILTPLIAAIAGKPDFSALAWTVNGAQIAYGKFLNALIAFLMVAFAVYFFVVSPMNALEARRRRGEKPADPTTKQCPECVSEIPIAARRCAHCAQPV
- the dinB gene encoding DNA polymerase IV, producing the protein MRTIFHVDMDAFFVSVEELFDPSLKGKAVVVGGKATERGVCAAASYEARKFGVHSAMPLRTAHKLCPHAIFVEGHPQRYREYSEKVRVVLDRFSPQVEMASIDEAYLDMTGTEKLHGPPLKAAHALHDDIQRSTGLNSSVGIGSSRLIAKISSEQAKPNGVLYVVPGCEREFLAPLDVRKIPGVGKVTEQHLHSLGIRTVADLQQLDADFLEERFGAWGLALAGKSIGEDAGSWFDSEVGGDDDPKSISHEHTYSVDTADSDQLESTIARLSEMVARRLREHHLHARTIGLKLRYSDFTTITRAHTLDQPTQLDPAIYGAALQLFRDHWRKGSAVRLLGVRVAQFERSQGQLDLLDQDRQEKWKQALSAVDHMRDRFGDHAVSLARGLKSAFRERTHEAMPERKKKE
- a CDS encoding PaaI family thioesterase: MSTSPAVDLVALRDFVHAIPLFRTFHYRLDDLKPGEAVITAPYTPDHDGIFRSFHGGLLMTLADTAACVATLSRTGPQQVMTTTDMNIRFLAPCNSDATARARIIKFGRTMVPCHVDLYDAKGTHVALAQVVYMRLEKMPSR